The following are encoded in a window of Apium graveolens cultivar Ventura unplaced genomic scaffold, ASM990537v1 ctg8518, whole genome shotgun sequence genomic DNA:
- the LOC141705072 gene encoding uncharacterized protein LOC141705072 codes for MVEAVKRIDGGVRRIPVTSSNSGRTCPAPLSSSMVTEKVFDRGKGSENSHESKDYANEDHHHLFEQADSSMNAGTMIAGLQSEECFRSEMGVGLVGSMVLGDSTYDVGDTANGVVCSVVQDRKSMDDFHPIEMLDFVNQLALSSVNVEHENFAKNKATALAYRKAVYEEFDETYAQAFVHELDRPHEHQEVNQPPKLATQPPLSGPMVIGDVFRQGKSSGKLHGSKDHANKNHYLFEQEAGEASSMNSGNMTAGLQSEDCFRSEVEVGHVGSMTALGDFGNFGEGAVSSVVQIMKSRDDFQPIEVLDFVNQLALSSVNVEQENFIKKKGTALAYRKALYEEFDETYAQAVGHDPERPRKQQHRNQPPKPATPAPLSGHLVIGKVLHQGRGCAKAQKSKDHEKKDHCSVKQRGEPYKLKSSAGVHGGEAEGSLEIPSSKHALQKIRKSMDDFHPMEMLDFVNQLALSSVNVEHKDFAKEKATALAYRKAVYEEFDETYVQAFVREPDRPHEQQEVNQQAPLSGQRKGSEKSHESKNHANEDRYLFEQGSGEASSINAVNMTAGLQSKECFRSKVEVGHVGSTTVLGDSRYDVGDSTNGVVQIRKSIDGFHPMEMLDFVNQLALSSVNVEHEDFAKKKAAALAYRKAVYEEFDETYAQAFVREPDRRHEQQEVNQPPKLATQAPLSGHMVIGKVLRQGKGYVKAEKFKDHAKKDHCLFKQRGEPNDFKTSAGVHGNEVEGSFETPTSGHALLKNSSFISNPRQEAGYDFLPMEMLDFVNQLALSSVNVEHEDFVKKKAAALAYRKAVYEEFNETYAQAFVCEPDRPYEQQEVNQPPEPATQALLSGHMLIGKVLRQGKGYAKAQKSEDHAKKDQNLFEQRGEPSELETSAGAHDNVDTSSEQAEAVNAEVSKKGKVLVKHQQRERSARCEVSNPRQEAGVGGGVTTVNKTSSHEQQDLNQPPALLNTRAWIIKSSSESSEFISDPQFVEDHLNNLDEFRDCLFLFAPDTGDAIHYYSLNGLLEIDSLDIPERFSRMMFEFVADVDGLVCILFNGDNATILNPILQEWTVPSEIPQLPLADAVTQICYAFGKDIDGDYKILRFRERLQSRKNKAREIAVFSSSTRSWSVTCQRVPNNVRHMCHGVCVVGMVYLLCTSVAAHLGEDLERSVVSAMDLSDLTSAQLDLPGLCSEEHSCIFLFSLHVNLGLVQIVKEAGRSWNRIWSLQDDSSWEVMFKFRSDDWGSIKRYLPVRNQFVMMEVGIDGNLLVYLLDANDVRHLERRLKIDLSEMDCICTCLASLVPPS; via the exons ATGGTGGAAGCAGTAAAGCGAATTGACGGCGGAGTTCGAAGAATTCCGGTTACTTCCTCGAATTCCGGCAGAACCTGTCCAG CACCATTAAGTAGTTCTATGGTAACTGAAAAAGTTTTTGATAGAGGAAAAGGCTCTGAAAATTCACATGAATCCAAGGATTATGCAAATGAGGATCATCATCATCTCTTTGAACAAGCAGATAGTAGCATGAATGCTGGTACTATGATCGCTGGGTTGCAAAGTGAAGAGTGCTTTAGATCTGAAATGGGAGTGGGTCTTGTAGGTTCGATGGTTTTGGGAGACTCCACATATGATGTTGGGGATACTGCGAATGGGGTTGTGTGCTCTGTGGTTCAGGATAGGAAATCAATGGATGACTTTCACCCAATAGAgatgctagattttgtcaaccAACTGGCTCTGTCATCTGTGAATGTTGAACACGAGAATTTTGCAAAGAATAAAGCAACTGCTCTTGCATATAGGAAGGCAGTCTATGAGGAATTCGATGAGACATATGCGCAGGCATTTGTTCATGAGCTAGACAGACCTCATGAGCACCAAGAAGTGAACCAGCCACCTAAACTTGCAACCCAGC CACCATTGAGTGGCCCAATGGTAATTGGAGATGTTTTTCGCCAAGGGAAAAGCTCTGGAAAATTACATGGATCCAAGGACCATGCAAATAAGAATCATTATCTCTTTGAACAAGAGGCTGGTGAAGCAAGTAGCATGAATTCTGGTAATATGACCGCTGGGTTGCAAAGTGAAGATTGCTTTAGATCTGAAGTGGAAGTGGGTCATGTAGGTTCGATGACAGCTTTGGGGGACTTTGGAAATTTCGGGGAAGGGGCTGTCAGCTCTGTGGTTCAGATTATGAAATCGAGGGATGACTTTCAGCCTATTGAGGTGCTAGATTTTGTCAACCAACTGGCTTTGTCATCTGTGAACGTTGAGCAGGAGAATTTTATAAAGAAAAAGGGTACTGCTCTTGCGTATAGGAAGGCACTGTATGAGGAATTCGATGAGACCTATGCGCAGGCAGTTGGTCATGACCCGGAGAGACCTCGTAAGCAACAACACAGGAACCAGCCACCTAAACCAGCAACCCCAG CTCCATTGAGTGGCCATTTGGTAATTGGCAAAGTTCTCCACCAAGGAAGAGGCTGTGCAAAAGCACAGAAATCCAAGGACCATGAAAAGAAGGATCATTGTTCTGTTAAACAGAGAGGTGAACCATACAAGTTGAAAAGTAGTGCTGGAGTCCACGGTGGTGAAGCTGAGGGTTCTTTAGAGATTCCCTCTAGTAAACATGCTCTACAGAAGATTAGGAAATCGATGGATGATTTTCACCCTATGGAgatgctagattttgtcaaccAACTGGCTCTGTCATCTGTGAATGTTGAACACAAGGATTTTGCAAAGGAAAAAGCAACTGCTCTTGCGTATAGGAAGGCAGTCTATGAGGAATTTGATGAGACCTATGTGCAGGCATTTGTTCGTGAGCCAGACAGACCTCATGAGCAACAAGAAGTGAACCAGCAGG CTCCATTGAGTGGCCAAAGAAAAGGCTCTGAAAAATCACATGAATCCAAGAACCACGCAAATGAGGATCGCTATCTCTTTGAACAAGGCTCTGGTGAAGCAAGTAGCATAAATGCTGTTAACATGACCGCTGGGTTGCAAAGTAAAGAGTGCTTTAGATCTAAAGTGGAGGTAGGTCATGTAGGTTCGACAACTGTTTTGGGGGACTCCAGATATGATGTTGGGGATTCCACGAATGGGGTGGTTCAGATTAGGAAATCGATAGATGGATTTCACCCTATGGAGATGCTTGATTTTGTCAACCAACTGGCTCTGTCATCTGTGAATGTTGAACACGAGGATTTTGCAAAGAAAAAGGCAGCTGCTCTTGCATATAGGAAGGCAGTCTATGAGGAATTTGATGAGACCTACGCGCAGGCATTTGTTCGTGAGCCAGACAGACGGCATGAGCAACAAGAAGTGAACCAGCCACCTAAGCTAGCAACCCAGG CTCCTTTGAGTGGCCATATGGTGATTGGCAAAGTTCTTCGCCAAGGGAAAGGCTATGTGAAAGCAGAGAAATTCAAGGACCATGCAAAGAAGGATCACTGTCTCTTTAAACAGAGAGGTGAACCAAACGATTTTAAGACTAGTGCTGGAGTCCACGGTAATGAAGTTGAGGGTTCTTTCGAAACTCCCACTAGTGGACATGCTCTACTAAAGAATTCATCGTTCATCTCAAATCCTAGACAAGAAGCTGGATATGATTTTCTGCCTATGGAgatgctagattttgtcaaccAACTGGCTTTGTCATCTGTGAATGTTGAGCACGAGGATTTTGTAAAGAAAAAGGCTGCTGCTCTTGCGTATAGGAAGGCAGTCTATGAGGAATTCAATGAGACTTATGCGCAGGCATTTGTTTGTGAGCCAGACAGACCTTATGAGCAACAAGAAGTGAACCAACCACCTGAACCAGCAACACAGG CTCTATTGAGTGGCCATATGCTAATTGGCAAAGTTCTTCGCCAAGGGAAAGGATATGCAAAAGCACAGAAATCTGAAGACCATGCAAAGAAGGATCAGAATCTTTTTGAACAGAGAGGTGAACCTAGTGAGTTGGAAACTAGTGCTGGAGCCCATGATAATGTAGATACTTCCTCAGAGCAGGCAGAGGCAGTTAATGCTGAGGTCTCTAAAAAGGGCAAGGTTTTAGTTAAACATCAGCAGAGAGAACGTTCAGCAAGGTGTGAGGTCTCAAATCCGAGACAAGAAGCTGGTGTAGGAGGCGGTGTGACTACTGTTAATAAGACCAGTAGTCATGAGCAACAAGACCTGAACCAGCCACCAG CCTTATTGAATACGAGGGCTTGGATCATCAAATCGTCTTCGGAGTCCAGTGAGTTCATTTCTGATCCTCAATTTGTGGAGGATCATCTCAATAATCTGGATGAATTCCGTGATTGTCTGTTCCTCTTTGCTCCTGACACAGGCGATGCCATTCATTATTATTCGTTGAATGGGCTTTTGGAAATAGACAGTCTTGATATTCCTGAAAGATTTTCAAGGATGATGTTTGAATTTGTTGCTGATGTAGACGGTCTTGTGTGCATACTTTTCAACGGTGACAATGCTACTATTCTTAACCCTATTCTTCAGGAGTGGACCGTTCCATCCGAGATTCCTCAGCTTCCTCTTGCGGATGCTGTCACTCAGATTTGCTATGCCTTTGGGAAAGATATAGATGGCGATTACAAGATTTTGAGATTTCGTGAAAGACTTCAGTCTAGGAAGAACAAAGCCAGGGAAATCGCTGTTTTTTCATCTTCCACTAGATCATGGTCTGTTACATGTCAGAGGGTTCCCAACAACGTAAGACATATGTGTCACGGTGTGTGTGTTGTTGGCATGGTGTACCTCTTATGCACATCTGTTGCTGCTCATTTGGGGGAGGATCTTGAGAGATCAGTTGTATCTGCTATGGACTTATCGGATTTGACTAGTGCGCAGCTTGATTTACCCGGGTTATGTTCAGAGGAACATTCTTGTATTTTCCTATTCTCATTGCACGTTAACCTGGGATTAGTTCAGATTGTTAAGGAAGCAGGTCGATCGTGGAATAGGATATGGTCTTTGCAAGATGATTCAAGTTGGGAGGTGATGTTCAAGTTCCGATCTGATGATTGGGGTAGCATAAAACGCTACCTACCTGTTAGGAATCAGTTCGTTATGATGGAAGTTGGGATTGATGGGAACCTGTTGGTTTATTTGTTGGATGCAAATGATGTGCGCCATTTGGAAAGAAGACTGAAGATTGATCTTAGTGAGATGGACTGCATCTGCACTTGTCTCGCATCTCTTGTCCCTCCGTCTTAG